Proteins from a genomic interval of Medicago truncatula cultivar Jemalong A17 chromosome 3, MtrunA17r5.0-ANR, whole genome shotgun sequence:
- the LOC120579517 gene encoding uncharacterized protein: protein MTIDAAAGGALMDKPFKEAYELIQNMAQNHYQSGSERTPVEKSQSKGGMHEVSNLDHMNAKVDALFHKLDNLKIAPPATVAAVTPNCEIWGTPGHVAAECLLLAETDQVNYAQGNPYTLTPPPGFQGQRGAPVAPKKSNLELMMENFVLTQTQQNKEFMNQNVHTNELIKQLAHKVDSMATHNKMLETQVSQVAQQQAATAAPTGTFPGQPQPNPKGHVNAVTIRSGTELDNSLAAVRVRSRDDGKAKDLVSELVDIGETSKSQEVTKKEKEKPYVPPPPYKPSIPYPQRLAKSKTESQFKKFVELLKSLHLSIPFSEAITQMPSYAKFLKEILTNKRKIDDNETVALTEECSAIIQNKMPPKLKDPRSFSITCVIGSHIIDKALCNLGASVSLIPLSICKKLNLRELKPTRMSLQLADRSIKHPVGIIEDVPLRIGQLYIPTDFVVMDISEDSLTPILLGRPFLATAGAIIDVKKGKLTFEVGDEKIEFILSQFMKSPSINDTRCFVDIIDACIKEFSTEAEPSEEIIEDPIEEVKEMEEVSD from the exons ATGACCATTGATGCCGCAGCTGGCGGAGCCCTAATGGACAAGCCTTTCAAGGAGGCATACGAGCTTATTCAGAATATGGCGCAGAACCATTATCAATCGGGGAGCGAACGCACTCCTGTAGAGAAATCTCAATCCAAGGGAGGTATGCATGAAGTCAGCAACCTTGACCATATGAACGCCAAAGTGGATGCGTTGTTCCATAAGTTGGATAACTTGAAAATCGCTCCACCAGCTACTGTTGCTGCCGTAACTCCCAATTGTGAAATATGGGGAACCCCAGGACATGTTGCTGCAGAGTGTCTGTTGTTAGCAGAAACTGATCAAGTGAATTACGCGCAAGGAAACCCGTACACGCTAACAC CACCCCCCGGTTTCCAAGGACAAAGAGGAGCCCCTGTTGCTCCGAAAAAGTCTAACCTGGAGCTCATGATGGAAAACTTTGTTTTAACTCAAACTCAGCAAAACAAGGAGTTTATGAATCAAAACGTTCATACGAATGAATTGATTAAGCAGTTGGCGCACAAAGTTGACTCCATGGCCACTCATAATAAAATGCTTGAGACGCAGGtatcccaagtggcccaacaacaAGCAGCAACAGCTGCCCCAACCGGAACATTTCCGGGCCAACCGCAACCAAATCCTAAGGGACATGTTAATGCAGTAACAATACGAAGCGGAACAGAGTTAGACAACAGTCTTGCTGCTGTGAGAGTTAGGAGCCGAGACGACGGAAAGGCTAAAGACCTTGTGAGTGAGCTAGTTGACATTGGAGAGACATCTAAGTCTCAGGaggtaacaaaaaaagaaaaagaaaaaccttaTGTACCTCCTCCACCTTATAAACCTTCAATCCCTTACCCTCAAAGACTCGCGAAGTCTAAAACTGAGAGCCAATTTAAGAAGTTTGTAGAACTTCTAAAATCTCTTCATCTCAGTATTCCATTTTCGGAGGCGATTACTCAAATGCCTTCGTATGCCAAATTCTTAAAGGAAATTCTTACTAACAAAAGGAAGATTGATGATAATGAGACCGTAGCACTTACTGAGGAGTGCAGCGCTATTATTCAGAATAAGATGCCACCCAAGTTAAAAGATCCAAGGAGTTTTTCAATTACTTGCGTTATAGGCAGCCACATCATTGATAAAGCCTTGTGTAATTTAGGAGCTAGTGTGAGCCTGATACCATTATCCATCTGTAAAAAGCTAAACTTAAGAGAGTTGAAACCAACTAGAATGTCTCTGCAATTAGCTGACCGTTCGATTAAACATCCAGTCGGGATAATTGAAGATGTCCCTCTTAGAATCGGTCAACTATACATCCCCACTGACTTTGTAGTCATGGATATTAGTGAAGACTCTCTTACTCCTATCCTCTTAGGAAGACCTTTCCTGGCCACCGCAGGTGCCATAATTGATGTAAAGAAAGGAAAACTCACTTTTGAGGTTGGCGATGAGAAGATTGAGTTCATTTTATCTCAATTCATGAAAAGCCCCTCCATAAACGATACACGTTGTTTTGTTGACATAATAGATGCATGTATCAAGGAGTTTTCAACTGAAGCTGAACCATCTGAGGAAATAATTGAAGATCCGATAGAGGAAGTAAAAGAGATGGAAGAAGTCAGTGATTAG